The Nitrospirota bacterium genomic interval ACTCTGTAAAAAATAAATAATTAAAATAACAATTAAAGGGGAAAGATCAATCCCGAAACCATAACTTCCCATCATTCTTCGAAAAGGGTAAAGGGCGGGTTCCGTGACCTTGTGTAAAAACTGTACGATCGGATTATAGGGATCGGGATTGACCCACGATACCAGGGCCCGGGCGATAATAATGTAGGTATAAATCGTTAAGGCATAGTCTAACAGGGTCGCAAATGAAGCTATAAAATTTCCCATCACAAACATAATTTGTTTTTGCTCCTCATGGCGAAAGACGAAACCTTAATGTTTTATTATACCCTATCCAGCCGATAAAAGTACCCGTTAAACACCCAAGACCAGCGATAGACTTCGCACCCACTTATTAATCATGTCATTGCGAGCACCGAAGGGTGCGTGGCAATCTTATCGTAAAGTCTTGAGATTGCTTCACTTTGTTCGCAATGACAGCTTTCTAACTCTGTTCTTGAATTCATCGAAGTCTCCATCCATGGCATACCAGGCACTTTCGTCAATGCCCACCCTTCACTGAAGGGTTACGGACCTCAGACACTTCCTAATTCGGCGGATCGTTTGGCCGCCGCCTCCATCGCAGAAATCACGATTTCTTTAAATCGTCCGCTTTCGAGCATGGCGAGTCCTGCAAGCGTCGTCCCCCCCGGTGAGGTCACTTTTTTAATCTGTTCCGCAGGGGTAAGGTCCAGCTTGATCAGCATTTTGACGGCCCCAAAAAGGGTTTGCGTTGCCATCTGGTAGGCCACGGGTTCAGACAGGCCCATTTTAACGCCGCCCTCGACTAAAGCTTCGACAAACGTAAAAACATAGGCCGGTCCGCTTCCCGACAGGGCTGTTACGGCATCCATTTTATCTTCGGTCACGACGATTGTTTTCCCGACCCGGTTAAAAATTCTTCTCACGAAAGCCTTTTCTTCGGACGACAGCCTCCCGCTGTAAACAAGAGCGGTCATCCCCTTTTTCAGGATGGCCGGGGTATTGGGCATCGCGCGAGCCACCTTCTGATCCCGTTTTAAAACCGTTTGAATTTTTTCAATCGACACCCCGGCGGCTACAGAGACCACAACCGCTTCGGGCAAAAGAAAATCCCTGATTTCATTTAACAGCGCGGTCATCATTTGAGGTTTGACGGCCAGGACCACGAACGCCTTCCCCTCGACGGCTTCCTTCAAATGGCGGGCCACCCGGACCTTGTATTTTCCCGCTTTTTTCATGGAAAGCGGGTCCGGGTCGAAAACAGAAATTTTCTCCGGCGAAGTAAAGGGAAGGGAAACGAGCGATTTTAAAAGGATCGATCCCATATTCCCCACGCCTAAAACCGAAAAACTCGCCTGACTCATGGCTCTCTTTCTCCAAAGAGGGCTCTGCCGATTCGGACATGGGTCGCTCCCTCTTCGATCGCGACCTCAAAATCATTCGACATCCCCATCGAATAGACCTCAAAAGACCGCTCCAATCGCCCTGCCATTCGTTTACCCAGGGTTTTGAGAGATTTAAAAAAAAGCCTGGATCCTTCAGGATTTAAGGAGAAAGGAGGAATCGTCATTAAACCCATTACTTTAAGCCATTTTAGCTGACTCATTCTTTCCATAGCAAGTAAAGCCTCTTCCGGTGAAAACCCTTCTTTGGAAATTTCTCCGGACAAATTAACCTCCATTAAAATACTTTGAAGAACCCTTTTTTTTTCAGCCTGACGTGAAATTTCTTCAGCCAGACCCACGGAGTCGACCGAGTGAATTAACGAAAATCGTCCCACGGCAAACCTAGCTTTATTCCGCTGAAGTTTTCCGATAAAATGCCACTCCAGGGAATACCCCTTTTTCTCCAATTCTTCCATTTTCGGAAGAGCTTCTTGAATCTTATTTTCCCCCGCGATTTTTATTCCTTCCTCAACCGCCTCGATGACTCGATCCACCCCCACCGTTTTGGTGACGGCAATAAGTTGAACGTCTTCCGGGGATCTTCCAATTTTTAAACAGGTTTGGGTGATTCGCTTGCGGACAAGGTCTAAACGGGCTCGTATCGACATGTTATTTCAACCGGATTCCGCTGATGATTCTACCCGCCCGGGCGCCGTCTCTCCGATAGGAGGGAAGTCTACGGGCTGAGCAAAAGGTGCAAACATCGCTGGTTTCGATGTTATTTTCTAAAACCCCCTCCTCCATCAGCTGTCTTCTATTCAACGCCTGCAAATCGAGCGTTTGTCGTCCCTTTTCTCTTCGGATTAAATCGGGCCATTGGGGAAACTTTTCGTGAAATTTTTCCGCGACATCGTTTTGAATTTCAAAACAACAGACATGGATCGAAGGGCCGCATACCACCCGCAGATGAGCGGGGTCTCCCTGATAAACCTCAGCGATCTTTTTAACCATGTCCCGGCTGATATTGAGGAAACTTCCCCTCCAGCCCGCATGGACCGCGCCAACCACTTTTTTCTCCGGGTCAAAGAACAACAGGGGAAGGCAATCGGCCGAATAAATGGTTAAGACGAGGTTTGGCCGCGAGGTTAACATGCCGTCAAACTCGAATCGGCTGAAGTTTGAACCGGAAAGATCGTTGACATGTTCGGACCGGACATCTAAAACCGCCCGGCCATGGACCTGTTTGACCTGACATGCCGGGGCCGTTATTTTTTCAAAAAAGGAAGCCTCGGGCGAAAAAAAACAATCCACTTCTGCCGTTTCAAAAACGCGGGGAATCGATCTCATAAGAGCCTTTTGGGACTCCTCTAAATTAAAAAGCTTGCCGTTTTTCATCGGATCAGCGCGGTTTGTTCCGTAAAAATGCCGGGATTTCCCACTCATCTTCCTCAATTTGAACCTCCACTTTCGGAACTTGAGGCAACCGGTTCCGGACAAATGTTGGGGAATCCATCTCCTTGCCGGCCTCCGCTTGAGCGCCTTCGAACTTTCTATAAATCTCTTTCTCTTTAACCGGTCCGTTTTCGGGATGACCTTTCTTTTCGAAGCCGGTCGCAATAACGGTCACCACAATTTCTTCAGAAAGGGCTTCATTGATCACCGCGCCAAAAATAATATTCGCGTCAGGGTCCGCGCCTCTTTGAATAATCGAGGAGGCCTCTTCGACTTCGTGAAGTGAAAGATCGTATCCCCCCGTAATATTAATCAGAATTCCCTGGGCTCCTTCAATCGACCCTTCATCTAAAAGGGGGCTCGCTACGGCTCTTTGCGCGGCCTCTACGGCACGGTTTGGCCCCGTTCCTTTTCCCATTCCCATAACCGCGCGGCCGTTATAAGACATGATGGTTCGGACGTCCGCAAAATCCACGTTAATCAAGCCCGGGGTGGTAATTAAATCGGCAATTCCATGAACCGCCTGATGAAGAACGTCATCAGCAATTTTAAAAGCAGATATCAAAGGAGTGGTTTTATCGACCAGGCCTAAAATTTTCTGATTGGGAATCACGATCAAGGTGTCGGAATTTAACTTGAGTTCATGAATTCCCTCCTCGGCCCGCTGGGCCCGTTTGGACCCTTCAAATAAAAACGGCCGGGTGACGACCGCGACGGTTAAAGCGCCCAGTTCTTTGGCAATATGGGCGATGATGGGCGCGGCCCCCGTTCCGGTCCCTCCTCCCATTCCAGCGGTCACAAAAACCATATCCGCGCCCTGAAGGAATTCCTTGATTTTTTCGGAATCTTCTAAAGCGGCTTCCCTCCCCATATGAGGGTTAGCTCCGGCGCCCAGCCCTTTGGTCGCCTTGCTTCCAATCTGCAATTTTTGCGGAGATAAAGAAAGTCCCATCGCCTGGACATCTGTGTTTACGGCAATAAACTCAACCCCGTCCAAATGGCTTGCGATCATCGTATTCACCGCGTTGCATCCTCCCCCCCCCACGCCGATGACCTTAATTTTTGCAGCCTTAGGTTCGTGTTCCTCTTCGAATAAAAACATAACGTCCCCCCCCCGCACAGAGCCGGCTCGCTGGCGCCCGTTCCTTCTTTTAAGGCAAGCGCGCTTCCACAGCCAGGCTCATTTTGTGATTAATGTTTAAAAAATTTCTTTAAACCATTCCTTCATTTTTAAAATTAGATTTCCGTTTTGAGGCGCGTGTTGTTCCGGCCTTTCGCGGGTGCGGACTGCGTATAAAATCAACCCGACGCCGGTCGCATACATCGGACTCCTTACCACATCCGCCACTCCTCCTACATGAATCGGATAACCCACGCGGACCGGAAGATCGAGGACCCGTTCCGCCACTTCGACCATTCCCTCCATAAGAGCGCTCCCGCCCGTAATAACCACACCGGACGCGGATATTTCATTCTTGCCGTTTTTTTTGATTTCCTGGGAAACCAATTGAAAGATTTCAACCGAACGCGATTCAATGATTTCGGAAAGATAATTCCGGGACAAAATTCTCGGCGCCCGCCCTCCCACGCTGGGGACTTCAATCGTTTCCTCATGATTGTCCTGTTTTTTAAGAGCGTAGCCGTACCTGATTTTTATTTTTTCGGCCTCGGCGAGCGGGGTTCTCAATCCGACGGCGATATCGTTGGTCAGATGATTTCCACCGATCGGGATCACGGCCGTATGCCAAATGCTTCCATTTTTAAAAATAGCAACGTCCGTTGTTCCTCCTCCGATATCGATCAACGTAACTCCCAATTCTTTTTCTTCGGGGAACAAAACCGATTCACTGGAGGCCATGGGTTGTAAAATTAATTCAATGGTCTCCAGCCCGGCCCGTTGTATGCTTTTAACGATATTTTGCGAGGAGGCGACAGCCCCGGTAATAATATGGACCGCGGCTTCCAGGCGGACGCCGGACATTCCCAAAGGGTCTTTAATTCCATCTTGATCATCTACCGTAAACGTTTGGGGGAGGATATGGAGTATTTCCCGATCCTGCGGGATCGCGACGGCCTTTGCGGCTCCAATGACCCTTTTAATGTCGGACTGAAGGACCTCTTCCTCCTTAACCGCGATGACACCCTTGCTGTTGAATCCTTTAATATGGCTTCCGGCAATTCCCGCGTAAACCGAATTGATCTGAACACCCGCCATCAGTTCGGCCTCTTCCACAGCCTTCCGGATTGATTCTACGGTACTCTCTATATTGACAATCACCCCTTTTCGAATGCCATTTGAAGGATGGGTTCCAATCCCGATGATGTTCACTTTTTGATGATCAACCACATCTGCGACAATCGCACAGGTCTTGGTCGTTCCAATATCTAAACCCACTACAATTTTTTCAATCTTGCTCATAAGGAACCCTCAAAACTTGTAAGGTGACCCTAAAACAGAGATAGAAAGTTGTCATTGCGAGCGAAGCGAAGCAATCTCGCCATCTTGAGCCGAGATCGCCACGCACCCTACGGGTGCTCGCGATGACAGGAAAAACAAGGAGTTTCAAATCCTATCTCTGTTCTTGGGGGTGACAGCGCATTTGCTTTTTTTTGGATTCTTTTTCATTTCAACTA includes:
- the ftsZ gene encoding cell division protein FtsZ — encoded protein: MFLFEEEHEPKAAKIKVIGVGGGGCNAVNTMIASHLDGVEFIAVNTDVQAMGLSLSPQKLQIGSKATKGLGAGANPHMGREAALEDSEKIKEFLQGADMVFVTAGMGGGTGTGAAPIIAHIAKELGALTVAVVTRPFLFEGSKRAQRAEEGIHELKLNSDTLIVIPNQKILGLVDKTTPLISAFKIADDVLHQAVHGIADLITTPGLINVDFADVRTIMSYNGRAVMGMGKGTGPNRAVEAAQRAVASPLLDEGSIEGAQGILINITGGYDLSLHEVEEASSIIQRGADPDANIIFGAVINEALSEEIVVTVIATGFEKKGHPENGPVKEKEIYRKFEGAQAEAGKEMDSPTFVRNRLPQVPKVEVQIEEDEWEIPAFLRNKPR
- a CDS encoding YggT family protein translates to MFVMGNFIASFATLLDYALTIYTYIIIARALVSWVNPDPYNPIVQFLHKVTEPALYPFRRMMGSYGFGIDLSPLIVILIIYFLQSFLVKTLYQFARQFS
- the ftsA gene encoding cell division protein FtsA, with the protein product MSKIEKIVVGLDIGTTKTCAIVADVVDHQKVNIIGIGTHPSNGIRKGVIVNIESTVESIRKAVEEAELMAGVQINSVYAGIAGSHIKGFNSKGVIAVKEEEVLQSDIKRVIGAAKAVAIPQDREILHILPQTFTVDDQDGIKDPLGMSGVRLEAAVHIITGAVASSQNIVKSIQRAGLETIELILQPMASSESVLFPEEKELGVTLIDIGGGTTDVAIFKNGSIWHTAVIPIGGNHLTNDIAVGLRTPLAEAEKIKIRYGYALKKQDNHEETIEVPSVGGRAPRILSRNYLSEIIESRSVEIFQLVSQEIKKNGKNEISASGVVITGGSALMEGMVEVAERVLDLPVRVGYPIHVGGVADVVRSPMYATGVGLILYAVRTRERPEQHAPQNGNLILKMKEWFKEIF
- a CDS encoding YggS family pyridoxal phosphate-dependent enzyme; its protein translation is MSIRARLDLVRKRITQTCLKIGRSPEDVQLIAVTKTVGVDRVIEAVEEGIKIAGENKIQEALPKMEELEKKGYSLEWHFIGKLQRNKARFAVGRFSLIHSVDSVGLAEEISRQAEKKRVLQSILMEVNLSGEISKEGFSPEEALLAMERMSQLKWLKVMGLMTIPPFSLNPEGSRLFFKSLKTLGKRMAGRLERSFEVYSMGMSNDFEVAIEEGATHVRIGRALFGEREP
- the proC gene encoding pyrroline-5-carboxylate reductase, which gives rise to MSQASFSVLGVGNMGSILLKSLVSLPFTSPEKISVFDPDPLSMKKAGKYKVRVARHLKEAVEGKAFVVLAVKPQMMTALLNEIRDFLLPEAVVVSVAAGVSIEKIQTVLKRDQKVARAMPNTPAILKKGMTALVYSGRLSSEEKAFVRRIFNRVGKTIVVTEDKMDAVTALSGSGPAYVFTFVEALVEGGVKMGLSEPVAYQMATQTLFGAVKMLIKLDLTPAEQIKKVTSPGGTTLAGLAMLESGRFKEIVISAMEAAAKRSAELGSV
- the pgeF gene encoding peptidoglycan editing factor PgeF; protein product: MSGKSRHFYGTNRADPMKNGKLFNLEESQKALMRSIPRVFETAEVDCFFSPEASFFEKITAPACQVKQVHGRAVLDVRSEHVNDLSGSNFSRFEFDGMLTSRPNLVLTIYSADCLPLLFFDPEKKVVGAVHAGWRGSFLNISRDMVKKIAEVYQGDPAHLRVVCGPSIHVCCFEIQNDVAEKFHEKFPQWPDLIRREKGRQTLDLQALNRRQLMEEGVLENNIETSDVCTFCSARRLPSYRRDGARAGRIISGIRLK